A window of Candidatus Nitrospira allomarina genomic DNA:
GAGAGAAATCGAACGGTTGGCCGAAAAAGTCAAACAGAAAGGACTCACCCTCATCCCGCTACGGCTCTATTTCAATGACAGAGGACGGGTCAAGTTAGAACTCGCCCTTGGGCGAGGGAAGAAAAATTACGACCGGCGGGACACCATCAAAAAGCGTGAAGCCGGTCGCGAAATCGACCGCGCCATGAAGGAATCACGCTCCTAAGAGTCTACCGGGTTATTCTCAACGCAAATAGCCCCCATAAACCACCTCTGCGTTTGGAGCAAAGCTATGCCTGCTTCCACCCATATCTTACTTACTTGGAATAATGTGGATATACGATAGATGCCCGGTTTCGGCCCGGCAGCCGAGGTCCTTTTGTTTCGGCAAAAGGACCCAAAACCATTGACGCCCCGCCCAGACTCATCAGATGAAACGAACGTAGGTCTCGAGAGCGGGCCAACTCGCTGTGCTCAAACAGGGCCCGCCAGTTGCTGGGAGCGTTCGTCTCTAGGCCAGGGCGGCAGGCGTCAGTCAAAGGGGAAAAAGGATGGCTTGAGGGGCATAGGGAGACCCATATCGCATTTCAAGATATGCTAGGGGAGTTGTGGACGTTCACCGGTTTAACTGCAGTGAACAATGGTGTCTCACCCACAAACAAGATTTCGGAATTTATTTGGAAAGACCATACTTAACATTCTGGCACAAGAAAAGAGATCAAGCGACTGACCGAAAAAGTTCAACAGAAAGGACTCACCCTCGTTCCACTTCGTCTCTATTTCAATGACAGGGGGCGGGTCAAGTTGGAACTCGCCCTTGGGCGTGGGAAGAAAAACTACGACCGACGGGACACCATCAAAAAGCGGAAAGCCGGCCGCGAAATTGTGGGTCTTTAGCTGAATGATTTCGCCAGCCAACTTTCCATCGAATCAGAATAGTCTCTATTGAACTGTTTTAATGAGCAATTCTGAAATTATTTCTCCTCTAGTTATCCGATTTCCACGATCATTGGTAGCCTGCAAGGCTGCTTTATGATAAGAAGCCACATCCCCTTTATAATTTGGGCTTTCAGGTCCTGCATCAACGGTAGAAAAAAAGTCTCCCAAAGCTTTTGCAATTTTCGCTGGATTGAGCTTCGTTTTAACAGAGTCTGGAAGTTTGCTTAATTCAATGATTAGGGTGAATAAATCAGCTTTTTTGAAAACCCGAGAGTCATTAGGAAATCCCAAAGATTCGATCATCGAGAGATTGGAGTTAATTAGATCTGATATTTCATCAGCCCTTGGGAACTCTTCGCTATATTTAGTTAGAAATATTTCAATGTCATTATCTCTATTGAAATAGGTGCTTAATAACGTTGCCACCAGCACTAAGCAATAACGAATATCTTGCATTCTTCTTACTTCTGATGCCGAAAAAACACGGTATTTTTCAAAAAATGGATTTGTCGCCAATGTTTCGCAAAAGTCTTTAAATGATCCAGCGTAACGGGCATTACGTACTTCCATGGCATTTAATCCATAGCTGGTGGAATTTATTTTTTCAAAAATAGTCTTAATCTCATCTATTTCTAGTTTGCCAAGGTCACGTACAACGACTTCGTATTCCAGGAAATCAATTTTTTTGCTTTTATCAAGGGCTTTGTAGGGCGGAATAATGCTTCCAAGTTGGAGGTCCGCTGATCCTTGGAAATATTGATGAAGACTGGTCATTCTTTGTTGGCCGTCTACTAACATCTCCTGTCCTTTTCCTGTGTCTGGATCAACTGTGCCAGCAGCAATGTAAATCTCAGGAAACGGATATCCTTGAAGAACGGTCTCTATAAATTGAACCTTATCTCTATTCGACCAAACCAATCGTCGCTGAAATTCAGGGCGTGGGTCTAATGTGCCATCTGTTAAAGCCGTAAGAATTACTCGTAGTCTACGATTGCTAGCTGAGGTTTTCACTTATTGCGTTCCTTTGGCAATGTTCTATGCAGAGGCATTGATAGGCTTCGAGAAATTCCCAATTGTAATATAAGCCAGCTCGGATAGGATAATTGGTGAATTTACGTGAGTGCCCTGTTTCGTTGAAAAATTCCCACCAATCAAGTGATCGGCTGAACATATGACCTGGTGGGAACTTATCTGGTCGAATCCAACCTCGAAAAAAGTACTTTCGAAAATTGTGGAATTCTGGCCAGAATGCTCCTGATTTCGAATATTCGTATAAATCGGCCCAAAATGATTCGAATAAATCCCGATTTACAATAGCAATATCTATATCTGAATCATCAGAAAATACACCCCATTGCCGGGTTGGTTTTATGCTAAACCCAAGTTTTGCAGAACCGACCATTAATACATCTGTAAAATTTATGTTGTACTTTGTACATATGGTTTCTTTGAGATTGAAGTATTGATCATCTGAAAGAATAGCTGAATTCCGAAGTACAATGTGGCGTCTAAACATTCCTTTGGAACTCAAGGTTTTTAAATCTTTCCGAAATTGCGCCATAAGATCTTCTGAAAAAGCATGAGGCGTTCCTGTTGTAGGATCATTACTCATTTAGAGTGATAATTTCATTTAGGAAAAATTGGGGAAACAGTTTTTGCAGGGCTTTCGGTTATCTGCCCTAGCTTCGGCCACGCTTATGTATGAATGCCAGTTTATGGCGTTTCTATACTTACGCCGGACCTGAAAACAATCAGGGCAGTGAAACGGACGTCGCCCCCATGGTTCAGTGGGATTTTCCGTTGCCGCAACGACGGGGATTTTGGAGTGATCATGGTTTTGGTGTTTGCAAAACATAATGAATAAATTCTTCGTGAACGCCTGTTATGTTAATAAGCGAATTAGCGTATGGCTGTGAAATGTACGCTTAATACGAATTAGTCCCCATTCAGTATGGAACATAAGTATCCATCTGAGTTTATGGAAATTCGTTTTGCTGCGATAAGGCTAGTTAGGATATCTGCTAATTCTTCAGGGGTAAGCGCGATCTTATCATGAATTTTTGATCGAATTTCCTCCGACTTAAATTTACAGTTTGCTTGTCCAACCGCTATAAGAATTGCGTTCTTTCCTTCTTCTGTCTTTATACGGTTTAATGTCCTCTTCCCTTCGGTATAAAGAGTTCTAATCTCTGGGGCAAATTGTCCTTTTGCATCCATAACAATCACCCCGTCTGATAAAAGTTCGAGGAGCACGCGCTTTAAAGCCAGTTCCTGAATTTCCTCTCTTGGTATTTTAAACTCCATAAATTGTTGAACACTAGCAAGATAGTCGGCTTGAATCTCTTTGAAACTTATTCCTGCCTCTGTTTGGTTGCCAGAAATAATTGAAAACACAATTGTCTTCTGCCATTTGTGAATCTCTTCGTTCTTAAGAGTATTATTTATCTCCCAGACAGAAATAAGTAGGGTCCCAACAGTTGCAATTGCGACAATCGCTCCAGAAATCGTTGCTAAGCGTTGCATGTCAATTCACTGTTTCTTATATTAATATGGCTGGAATTTTTCGATGTAAATATTGGGAGGTATGGACAAATAATCTCCTAACAATATCCCCTGTCCTCTTTTGTATTCCTGATAATAGCTTTTTTCGAAAATAAACAAAATCCCTGATTTTTGGCTTTCCTATGTCCCCGACAATGTGCGAGGAGGAATATCAATCCTACGACTCTCCGCTTCCATTTCTCTGACGCCTGCTCTCTGGCCTCTGGGGCGGACGCTCTCATCAATTGGCAGCCCTTGTCCGAGCGTAGCGAGTTGGGCTGCCCTCCGAATGATCGCGTCCGTCCTATCCGATGTGGCCAGGGAGGGCGTCAATGGTTTTGGCTACTTTTGCCGAAACAAAAGTGGCTCGGCTGCCGGGCCGAAACCCGGCAACCCTCGTACATGCAAGTAATTCCAGTAAATAAAATTGTGTGCTCGAACACGTCGGTATTTGGAATGGTTATAAAGACGAGCGCTTACAAAACGACAATTGCGGAGTTTAAAGGCTTGTTCTAGATCCCTCCGGACAAAATCTATTCGTTGCCATACTTGAAGTGAGCTTCTACACTCACTGTTATGTCCACCATTTTTGATCAGCTCTCTTCACCAAATCCGGCGGCGCCGGCTTTTCGACCTGGGGATTTCAAAGGCCGTGAGGGATTAGTCCGCAATATGTTACGGCGGTTGGAACGAGGGGAATCCTTGAGCCTTGTTGGGGGGCCAAAGTTAGGGAAAACCTCGTTATTGCTTCACCTTGCCTGGCAACTGAATCATGCGGGGCCATCCTCCAAGTCCACCGGGCCTCCAGCGTTGTACGTGGATATTGCCGACGAGACTGATTGGAAACGATTCCATTCCCGCCCGCCAAATCCCGACACCATTCTTCTCCTTGATAACTGTGACCGGCTGGTTGAAGGGAAGACTTGTTCGCTTTCAGACATTGATCTTTTGCCTGGAGGCTCCACGGTTTTTGCCGGAGCACGGGCATGGCGGGAGGTGGTGAGAGAAGGCAATTTGCCACACACACTGAAGTTGATCCCCTTGCCGGTGTTTTTGGAAAAGGAGGCCCAGCAGTTATTCAATCCGGATCTTTCCACAGAACAGCAGGCCACCGTCTTCACCTATGCCGGGACTCATCCCTATATCTTCAAGCTATTCCAGGCTGCATTCCTGCATGAAGAAATCCATTTTCCGACGGAACAGATTGTCAGCGAGGTGAAAAAATCGCTCTCCTCCTTTTTCCAAGATTGTATCAATCAACTGCGGGAACCTCTCGAACATCAAGTCCTGACCTTTGTGATTGGAGCAAACAAACCGGTGAACCCAAGAGAGGTGGCGCGGGCCGTTGGCCTGCCGACGATCAAGCCTGTCGCGGATACGCTGTGTACCTTGGGGCTGGTCAGCCGCTGGATTCGGGATGAAGAAGCCACGCTTTCAGCAGGCAGCCGGTTGTTTAACGAATGGTATAGGGAATTGGGCGGACTTCCTAAGATATGATGGCCCGGGGCCTCATGATGAGCCAAACAGGATTGGCGTCAATTGCTCAATTAGTCTGTACATGAAAAAGAGGAACTCTTCTTGGGAGCGTTTAAAATATTTTCTGCTGAATTCAAGGCGAGTTGCGGGACGGTTGAGCAATTTCTGAAACCGGCGCTTCCGGAAGTGGCCATCGTCGGCCGTTCTAATGTCGGGAAATCCTCGGCCATTAATTGTTTGGTGAATCAGAAAGGGTTGGCCAAGGTCGGTAAGACCCCTGGAAAAACACAAACCATTAATTTTTTTGAGATTGCCACGAACGGCCCACGTTTTATGCTGGTCGATCTTCCCGGATACGGATTTGCCAAAGTGCCTGAACGGATTCGAGAGCTCTGGGGTCCCCTGATTGAAGAATATTTGCGGACACGCAAAAATTTACAGGGTGTGGTGGTGCTGGTGGATTCCCGGCGGGTACAGGAATCAGATCGGGCGATGGTCGAGTGGCTCATGCGGCTGAAGATTCCCGTGATGGTGGTGGCCACCAAGGCGGATAAGGTCACAAGGGGTCACCGCCAGACCGCGCTCAGGGAATTGCGTGAGGGTTTGGGTATGGAGGAGGACCCGCTTTTCCTGTCGGCCTACACCGGGGAAGGCAAGCAAATGCTGCTTGACCAGTTGCGGGAGGTGCTGACTCTGGACGCTCCCCTTCCCTAATGGGAGTGTTGAAAAAGGCCGCCAGCGGCGTTCCCTGCCTTCGCCGGAGCGGCTTCGCGCAGGCAGGTCGCCGCGTGGTCGTGCTCACGTACTCCTCCGTATGCTCCGCTCGCCCAAACGGCTGCGGCCTTGCTGAGCGCCATTTTTGAACACTCCCACATTTTCCTCTGCTGGGTCCCTGTCACACATATGCCGATGAAAAAGCCAAATATTTGAAACATTCAACAGCTTCTACATGGCTGGTTTCATTGAGAAGTTGAAGAACTTCCCTGGATCTCCTATTCTGACGGGTCCCTCAATTTTTCACATGTTGTCAATTCATGCACGGCCGGCGAATGGAATAGCCGGCTCTCCCTGTATATTTATTCATTTCTCAATATGAAGGAAAGCTATGCCACTGTTTGGTGAGACGAATACACCCATGACCTTCAACCCTCCCTCCAGACTTGGTCGGATCGGGCCATCGCAGATTCGCGAAAATATGCGTATTGCCATGGAGCATGAGGCGATTAACCTGGCTCAAGGCCGTCCTGACTTTCCCACTGCACCTGTGGTGAAGCAAGCCGCAATCGATGCCATTACCAATGATCACAACCAATATTCCGTGACCTGGGGATTGGCAGAGTTACGGGAAGCCATTGCCAGGCATGTGCACGAACGCCACGGTCTCAAATTTGACCCCGAGACAGAGATCACCATTACCTGTGGTGTGACGGAAGCGATCGTGGCGGCCATGCTGGCGTTAGTCGAGATTGGTGATGAAGTCATCATCATCGAACCCGCACATGAAAACTATGTTCCGGCTGTGTATTTTGCAAGCGGGACGCCACGTTTTGTCACGCTCCGCCCACCTGATTACGCGGTACCTCTGGATGAACTGCGATCTGCCATCAACCCTCGCACCAGGGCCATTCTTCTGAATACTCCCCATAACCCCTCCGGCCATGTGTTCACGCGGGAGGAACTGAACGCCATCCTTGCTCTGGCTGACCAGCATGGGATCTATGTGGTAACGGATGAAATTTATGATCATCTGTACTACGAACCCTATCGGCATATTGCCCCGGCAACGCTGGCGCCCGACTGGAAAGGCCTGGTCATTACCGGAGGCCTGTCAAAAATCTACGCGGCAACCGGATGGCGTCTTGGTTATGTCCTGGCTTCAAAGGATGTGACGACGGCAATCCGCACGGTACATGATTACCTCACGATCTGTGCCCCCACGCCCTTTCAATACGCGGCGGTCACAGCGTTGGCCTTACCCGAGACATACTATATCGACCTGCGAGCGAGATTCCTTCGGCGGCGGGACCTCACCATGCAGATACTGACCGACAGTGGGTTTGAGCCCTATGTACCTCAAGGGGCCTATTACCTTTTAGCCGGCTATGGGCCTTGGGAACATCAGGGTGATTCCCAATCGTTTGCCACCCGGTTGATCACCGAAGCGAAGGTGGCAGTGGTTCCAGGCAGCGCGTTTTATTACCAGGCGACGGATCTGGGACAACACCTCGTCCGTTTTGCCTTTGCTAAAACGAGCCAGGTTCTTAAGCAAGCCGGTGAGAATCTCGCAAAGGCGTTTCACAATCGTTGAGGGAGAAACTACCGGAACGGATTTCCGACCCTCTCATAAAAACCCTCGCAACTCCAAACCAACTGGCTAGTTTAGAGAAGGGAATAGTGTATGACCATATCCGTATGGGATGAACTGTCTCAGCAGATTGCCGAATTGGATACCCTGGCAGGCATTGGCGGGCTACTGGGTTGGGATCAGCAGGTATCTATGCCCTCAGGGTCAGCGGCGGGGCGTGCCCAACAGAGTGAGCTGATTGGACGGTTGTATCATGAACAAGCCACATCACCTCGACTGGGTGAACTCATCGAGGCGGTGGCCGCCCTACCTGATTCGACTCCTGAGCAACAAGCCGCGGTTCGCAATATGCGCCGAACCTACCGCCGGGCGACTTGTGTGCCGTCGAAACTCGCCAGCGGGATCGCGAAGGCCAGCGCCAGTGGTGTCGCTGCTTGGGGAAAAGCGAAAAAAGAAAAAAATTATCGTCTATTTGCAGAGAGCCTCCAGACGAATGTGGATTTGGCACTCGAGCGGGCACAAGCCATTGACTCCAACCGGCATCCCTATGACGTCTTACTTGAAGACTATGATCCCGGGACGACCGTCGAGGATTTACGCCACATGTTTGGCGCGCTGCAACAAGGTTTGACTGATATCCGGCGCCAGGCTCTGGACAAAAAAGGATCGGTTGCCTTCAACGATTATTTCGATAAGGCTACACAATTGGCGATGCACCAGGATGTCGTTAAGGCGGTGGGATACGATACGACACGGGGAGCATTGCACGAGGCGGAGCATCCATTTTCATGCCGGGTGGGCAGCGGGGATGTGCGTATCGCCACACATGTCCACGAAGAGGATCTGCTCAGCGGGTTGTCGGCCACCATGCATGAACTCGGGCATGCGCTGTACGAGCAGGGTATCCCGGAGGGACCTGGTGGATCAGCCGTGTATGCGGCCACGTCAACCGGGATGCATGAATCACAATCCCGCCTGTGGGAAAATATGGTTGGACGATCCCGTGGGTTCTATCGGTGGCTACAGCCATTGTTCGCCCGACATTTTCCTGACAAAGACTTTGATCCGGAATTGGTCTTCCTCTCTTCCAACCGCGTGACGTCGGGAAGCATTCGGATTTTTGCGGAGGAAGTTTCCTACAACCTGCATATCATTTTGCGGTTTGAAATGGAGGTCGCTCTGTTGGAGCGACGCATCACGGTTGAGGATGTTCCAACCGAATGGGCTCGATTGAGTGAGCAATTCCTGGGAGTGCGACCAAAGGATGACGCAGAAGGTGTGTTGCAGGATGCCCACTGGGCAGGTGGGGCCTTTGGATATTTCCCGAGTTATACTCTGGGAAATCTCTATGCGGCCTCGCTCTTTGCCGTCTTACGCGAACACTTCCCGGATCTGGAGCAACGCATAGAAGAGGGAGATTTTGCGACCATTCTGAATTTCTTGCGGGAACAGATCCATTGCCATGGCCACCTGCATGAGACGCCCGACCTTTTACGAAAGGCCGTGGGAACCCGTGACCATGTTAAAGATTTGTTGAGCTATCTCCGTGAGCGGTATGTCAATCCTTGAATGTCTTTTCCCTCTCATCCATCCTAGGGAAGATGATTATTCTTTTGATGCTGAATTCTTGTTTCGAAAATATTGTTTGTCGATTTGGTAGGCATTGAGTTTGCGCAGGAGTGTCCGTCGACTTATTCCGGCCTGATTGGCCGACTCGGAAATGCGACCACTATTTTCTGATAATACGGTTTCCAAATACTCCTTCTCGAGAGTGATGAGGTGTGGCTCGAGGTAGGCCGCCAGCGTGAGGGACGGATTGATGGATCGAGTGTGATCACCTTGGGTTTGGACAGGTTGGTCCACACTTTCCGTTTCAGGAGCTGGAAGAGCCGATGAGGATCCGGGGATATCCTGGGAATACAACACTTCGGTCAGGTCTTCCGCAGTCAATT
This region includes:
- a CDS encoding DUF262 domain-containing protein: MKTSASNRRLRVILTALTDGTLDPRPEFQRRLVWSNRDKVQFIETVLQGYPFPEIYIAAGTVDPDTGKGQEMLVDGQQRMTSLHQYFQGSADLQLGSIIPPYKALDKSKKIDFLEYEVVVRDLGKLEIDEIKTIFEKINSTSYGLNAMEVRNARYAGSFKDFCETLATNPFFEKYRVFSASEVRRMQDIRYCLVLVATLLSTYFNRDNDIEIFLTKYSEEFPRADEISDLINSNLSMIESLGFPNDSRVFKKADLFTLIIELSKLPDSVKTKLNPAKIAKALGDFFSTVDAGPESPNYKGDVASYHKAALQATNDRGNRITRGEIISELLIKTVQ
- the yihA gene encoding ribosome biogenesis GTP-binding protein YihA/YsxC translates to MGAFKIFSAEFKASCGTVEQFLKPALPEVAIVGRSNVGKSSAINCLVNQKGLAKVGKTPGKTQTINFFEIATNGPRFMLVDLPGYGFAKVPERIRELWGPLIEEYLRTRKNLQGVVVLVDSRRVQESDRAMVEWLMRLKIPVMVVATKADKVTRGHRQTALRELREGLGMEEDPLFLSAYTGEGKQMLLDQLREVLTLDAPLP
- a CDS encoding pyridoxal phosphate-dependent aminotransferase, translated to MPLFGETNTPMTFNPPSRLGRIGPSQIRENMRIAMEHEAINLAQGRPDFPTAPVVKQAAIDAITNDHNQYSVTWGLAELREAIARHVHERHGLKFDPETEITITCGVTEAIVAAMLALVEIGDEVIIIEPAHENYVPAVYFASGTPRFVTLRPPDYAVPLDELRSAINPRTRAILLNTPHNPSGHVFTREELNAILALADQHGIYVVTDEIYDHLYYEPYRHIAPATLAPDWKGLVITGGLSKIYAATGWRLGYVLASKDVTTAIRTVHDYLTICAPTPFQYAAVTALALPETYYIDLRARFLRRRDLTMQILTDSGFEPYVPQGAYYLLAGYGPWEHQGDSQSFATRLITEAKVAVVPGSAFYYQATDLGQHLVRFAFAKTSQVLKQAGENLAKAFHNR
- a CDS encoding carboxypeptidase M32; its protein translation is MTISVWDELSQQIAELDTLAGIGGLLGWDQQVSMPSGSAAGRAQQSELIGRLYHEQATSPRLGELIEAVAALPDSTPEQQAAVRNMRRTYRRATCVPSKLASGIAKASASGVAAWGKAKKEKNYRLFAESLQTNVDLALERAQAIDSNRHPYDVLLEDYDPGTTVEDLRHMFGALQQGLTDIRRQALDKKGSVAFNDYFDKATQLAMHQDVVKAVGYDTTRGALHEAEHPFSCRVGSGDVRIATHVHEEDLLSGLSATMHELGHALYEQGIPEGPGGSAVYAATSTGMHESQSRLWENMVGRSRGFYRWLQPLFARHFPDKDFDPELVFLSSNRVTSGSIRIFAEEVSYNLHIILRFEMEVALLERRITVEDVPTEWARLSEQFLGVRPKDDAEGVLQDAHWAGGAFGYFPSYTLGNLYAASLFAVLREHFPDLEQRIEEGDFATILNFLREQIHCHGHLHETPDLLRKAVGTRDHVKDLLSYLRERYVNP